In uncultured Methanobacterium sp., a genomic segment contains:
- a CDS encoding NAD(P)H-dependent oxidoreductase gives MNVLIVYAHPERESLNGTLKDLAVDTLTDEGHQVQVSDLYAMNWKAVLGEEDFPERMNKELFNPILEQLNAVKEGTIPQDIKEEMDKVLWADMIIFQFPIWWSNFPAILKGWVDRVFYNGFAFNLAEMQLYGNGPLKGKKAMLSFTTGAPRELYTDEGPHGEIEVLIKYFNHLLFEFVGMEALPYFAIFGPGDMTEEEREAELDRFQEIIKNV, from the coding sequence ATGAATGTATTGATAGTTTACGCACATCCGGAGCGTGAATCTTTGAACGGGACCTTGAAAGACCTGGCAGTAGACACTTTAACCGATGAGGGGCACCAGGTACAGGTATCAGACCTTTACGCCATGAACTGGAAGGCAGTCCTGGGTGAAGAGGATTTCCCAGAGAGAATGAACAAGGAACTCTTCAATCCCATACTTGAACAGCTCAATGCCGTAAAAGAAGGTACCATACCTCAGGACATTAAGGAAGAAATGGATAAAGTCCTCTGGGCAGATATGATCATATTCCAGTTTCCCATATGGTGGAGTAACTTCCCAGCTATCTTGAAAGGATGGGTAGACCGTGTTTTCTACAATGGATTTGCATTCAACCTGGCAGAAATGCAATTATACGGAAATGGGCCATTAAAGGGTAAAAAAGCAATGTTATCATTTACCACCGGAGCACCCCGCGAACTCTACACCGATGAAGGACCACATGGTGAAATTGAAGTTCTCATAAAGTACTTTAACCATCTACTGTTTGAATTCGTGGGCATGGAAGCCCTCCCTTATTTTGCTATCTTCGGACCCGGTGACATGACTGAGGAAGAACGTGAGGCTGAACTGGATAGATTCCAGGAGATCATTAAAAATGTTTAA